The following proteins are co-located in the Heliorestis convoluta genome:
- a CDS encoding GerAB/ArcD/ProY family transporter, whose protein sequence is MKVKKKDGHIGGFEAFCLCNYLIYVKMFLAMPRHLIDEAGPVAWAVPLIVLVFTLVFFYILTSLLKMFEGLSFLEIAGLLWGTWAQWLLGFLFAAFFVLIIGLQLRIIGEFLLSTLLPHTPLSAVLFIMVGTFIYLAYFGIENLARLAGLLFPWLLVAFMVTFLLAMQRGDFYNFAPWLGYGEWRLLVSSVNHIGIYKEIILLAFIAPLFRNHQTLQQAGYTSLITLTFFFAFAQAVYIYVFPVHTGAELGFPLFQLTRLIYYGTFLQRLDPLFMFVWASISIIGMAAGFYVSALSLAQGAKASDYRPYLFPLAIIVLTIAFFHETSLEAVKAYRTFPAYLAIPIFGLPFLLWLWALLFHRQRRQRR, encoded by the coding sequence ATGAAGGTGAAAAAAAAAGATGGCCATATCGGGGGCTTTGAAGCTTTTTGCCTTTGCAATTATCTGATCTATGTCAAAATGTTTCTGGCCATGCCTCGTCACTTAATTGATGAAGCGGGTCCTGTAGCTTGGGCTGTACCTCTGATTGTGCTTGTTTTCACTTTGGTGTTTTTTTATATCCTAACGAGTCTACTAAAAATGTTTGAAGGCCTTTCCTTCCTAGAGATTGCAGGGTTGCTTTGGGGGACTTGGGCCCAATGGCTCTTAGGATTTCTCTTTGCCGCTTTTTTCGTTTTGATTATTGGATTGCAGCTCCGAATTATCGGGGAATTTCTATTAAGCACCTTATTGCCTCATACACCTCTTTCTGCCGTTCTCTTTATCATGGTAGGTACCTTTATCTATCTTGCTTACTTTGGAATTGAAAATCTAGCAAGACTGGCAGGGCTTCTTTTTCCTTGGCTTTTAGTAGCTTTTATGGTTACTTTTTTGCTAGCTATGCAACGCGGAGACTTTTATAATTTTGCACCCTGGTTGGGCTACGGTGAATGGCGTCTTTTAGTTTCTTCTGTCAATCACATCGGAATTTATAAAGAGATTATTTTACTTGCTTTTATTGCGCCTCTTTTTCGCAATCATCAGACCTTGCAACAAGCTGGTTATACGAGTCTTATAACTCTGACCTTCTTCTTTGCTTTCGCCCAGGCTGTCTATATTTATGTTTTTCCCGTTCATACAGGCGCAGAGTTGGGTTTTCCCCTTTTTCAATTAACTCGCTTGATCTATTATGGAACTTTTCTACAGCGCCTCGATCCTCTTTTTATGTTCGTTTGGGCAAGTATTTCCATCATTGGGATGGCGGCAGGATTTTACGTAAGTGCTCTTTCTTTGGCACAAGGAGCGAAAGCGTCTGATTACCGTCCCTACCTCTTTCCTCTTGCTATCATTGTCCTTACCATTGCTTTTTTCCATGAAACAAGCTTAGAAGCTGTAAAAGCCTATCGTACTTTTCCGGCTTATCTTGCCATTCCTATCTTTGGCTTGCCCTTTCTCCTCTGGCTATGGGCTCTGCTTTTTCACCGTCAAAGGAGGCAAAGGCGATGA
- a CDS encoding spore germination protein — MIRTELMLSIASARERVPFPTFLEILFLELAFEFIRESALRIPNVIGPTIGIVGAIIIGQAVVEAGIVSPIVIVVLAITVLAGFSIPYYTLTFSIRILRLFFIALASAFGFFGIVVGLLLLGHHLVSLKSMGVPFLSPVSPLRPGNADVILRPIPFMQERRPTFMGLLNKQKQSLVQRPWDVNTPTEIQLLQPYTKSSKKLHSKRKKA; from the coding sequence ATGATTCGTACAGAGCTAATGCTGTCCATTGCCTCGGCTCGGGAAAGAGTTCCCTTTCCCACTTTTTTAGAAATTTTGTTTCTTGAGTTGGCTTTTGAGTTTATTCGTGAATCAGCTTTACGAATTCCTAATGTGATTGGGCCGACCATTGGTATCGTAGGTGCTATTATCATCGGACAGGCTGTGGTAGAAGCTGGTATTGTGTCTCCCATTGTGATTGTTGTCCTAGCCATTACGGTGCTAGCTGGCTTTTCAATCCCTTACTATACGCTCACCTTTAGTATCCGTATCTTACGTCTCTTTTTTATCGCTTTGGCCAGTGCTTTTGGATTTTTTGGCATTGTCGTTGGTCTTCTTCTTCTAGGCCATCATCTTGTCTCGCTCAAGTCAATGGGCGTTCCTTTTCTCTCTCCTGTCAGCCCCCTTCGACCGGGCAACGCAGACGTGATTCTTCGACCTATACCTTTTATGCAGGAGAGACGCCCTACCTTTATGGGCCTACTGAATAAACAAAAACAGAGCCTCGTCCAAAGGCCCTGGGATGTCAATACGCCGACAGAGATCCAACTTCTACAGCCCTATACAAAGTCATCTAAGAAACTTCATAGTAAAAGGAAAAAAGCATGA
- a CDS encoding spore germination protein has protein sequence MSLFNWKKNLQKLKNLFVVNSFTQDKTFSLSSSRKPYQRKVTLTREYHPTNKEKTELPTESASIQSALAPLFYATINPDFVTRQLKTPCGQVSIFYYQSLVDSQQVQDAIVEPLVTLTEDCNQIAWEDLKDLLTYSHVVTEVYTLEDAAAHISAGRLFIHVEGFAIGLAVKAGTRESRAVESPKTETVIRGSNDAFVEEIRTNLYLLRMRLSIPEFIAEPVEQPHRSQERLYVLYIEGLTSPKLVQEMRRRLKSIDVDMLYSIGNLENYIQGRPLSIFSQAITTERPDRTISHLLEGSVAVMMQGSPQALLMPVTFWSQLHSPEDYYFRWPIGSFARLIRVFALIIAIFFTRYLYCCRQLSS, from the coding sequence GTGAGCTTGTTTAATTGGAAGAAAAATCTACAAAAACTAAAAAATCTTTTTGTAGTTAACTCTTTTACACAAGACAAAACTTTCTCGCTCAGTTCTTCTCGCAAGCCCTATCAGAGAAAAGTAACCCTTACAAGGGAGTACCACCCCACGAATAAAGAAAAAACAGAGCTGCCGACAGAGAGCGCTTCCATACAAAGTGCTCTAGCACCTCTTTTTTATGCAACCATAAATCCAGATTTTGTTACTCGGCAGCTCAAAACACCCTGTGGTCAAGTCTCCATCTTCTATTATCAAAGCCTTGTTGATTCTCAGCAAGTTCAAGATGCTATCGTTGAACCGCTTGTTACCTTAACAGAAGATTGCAACCAAATCGCTTGGGAGGATCTGAAAGACCTTTTAACGTACAGCCATGTTGTTACAGAAGTCTATACGCTTGAAGATGCAGCCGCTCATATCAGCGCGGGTAGGTTATTCATACACGTAGAAGGCTTTGCAATTGGCCTAGCTGTAAAAGCTGGAACGCGAGAAAGCCGTGCTGTAGAATCGCCAAAAACAGAAACGGTCATTCGAGGTTCTAATGATGCTTTTGTAGAAGAAATTAGAACAAACCTTTACTTACTACGCATGCGGCTGTCTATTCCTGAGTTTATCGCTGAGCCAGTTGAACAACCGCACCGTTCACAAGAGCGTCTCTATGTGCTTTATATAGAAGGTCTGACTTCTCCCAAGCTGGTTCAAGAAATGCGTAGAAGACTTAAATCGATCGATGTAGACATGCTTTATAGCATAGGAAATCTAGAAAATTATATCCAAGGAAGACCTCTGTCCATTTTCTCGCAAGCTATAACAACAGAAAGACCTGACCGGACCATTTCTCATCTCTTAGAAGGCTCTGTCGCTGTGATGATGCAAGGTAGCCCGCAGGCTTTGTTGATGCCTGTTACTTTTTGGTCACAATTGCATAGTCCAGAAGATTATTATTTTCGTTGGCCCATTGGTTCTTTCGCCCGCTTGATTCGTGTATTTGCTTTGATAATCGCTATTTTTTTTACCAGGTATCTATATTGCTGTCGTCAACTTTCATCCTGA
- a CDS encoding diguanylate cyclase domain-containing protein: MKIMIIDADPKGSLSLKSILSQAGYDAAIANNLDELLERPSCEQGTADFCEKRADLLLLDLPGLDLETRHKALSYYNKAKNHEKIRSVPAIMMIEINDMDDIDELFHHQSVDYITKPVRKADLLGRIRSVLSMKKEMDHRQAREKKLLEVTRQLEEAVQNLEQISSYDALTGVANRRYFDKYLNLTWERCGEEGLPLSLLMLDLDNFKDFNDTYGHQSGDRCLQAVALTLQKYFVLPGSLVCRYGGEEFAVIMPDLEGNKALSYAEEGRKKIEELSIPHRKSSVSAYVTVSIGVATTIPGNGEIDSYLKLVDASDKALYMAKGQGRNQVMTYEEMKCYQKVSQK; the protein is encoded by the coding sequence ATGAAAATTATGATCATTGATGCAGATCCAAAGGGGAGTCTTTCGTTAAAATCCATACTTTCGCAAGCGGGCTACGATGCGGCTATAGCAAATAACCTTGATGAATTGCTTGAAAGACCCTCCTGTGAACAAGGGACAGCAGATTTTTGTGAAAAAAGAGCAGATTTACTACTACTTGATCTTCCTGGTCTTGATCTTGAGACGCGGCACAAAGCTCTTTCGTACTATAATAAGGCGAAAAACCATGAGAAGATTAGAAGCGTTCCTGCAATTATGATGATAGAAATCAATGATATGGATGATATTGATGAATTATTTCATCACCAATCCGTTGACTATATTACCAAGCCGGTGCGCAAAGCCGATCTGCTTGGACGAATTCGTTCTGTCTTATCTATGAAGAAAGAGATGGATCATCGGCAAGCCCGTGAGAAAAAGCTCTTAGAAGTAACACGACAACTAGAAGAAGCCGTTCAAAACTTAGAACAGATTTCGTCTTATGATGCCCTTACGGGTGTAGCCAACCGAAGATACTTTGATAAATATTTGAATTTAACCTGGGAACGCTGTGGGGAAGAAGGATTGCCTCTTTCTTTGCTTATGTTGGATCTCGATAATTTTAAAGACTTTAATGACACCTACGGACATCAAAGTGGCGATCGTTGCTTACAAGCTGTCGCATTGACCTTGCAAAAATATTTTGTCTTGCCAGGAAGCCTTGTCTGTCGTTATGGTGGGGAAGAGTTTGCCGTTATCATGCCCGATCTAGAAGGCAATAAAGCACTTTCTTACGCTGAAGAAGGAAGAAAGAAGATTGAAGAACTGTCTATTCCTCATCGTAAGTCTTCAGTTAGCGCCTATGTAACTGTGAGTATTGGTGTTGCGACAACAATACCGGGCAATGGTGAGATTGATAGCTACTTGAAGCTTGTTGATGCCTCCGATAAAGCACTCTATATGGCCAAAGGACAGGGACGCAACCAGGTCATGACTTATGAAGAGATGAAGTGTTATCAGAAGGTTTCACAGAAATAA
- a CDS encoding slipin family protein has translation MDGLFNLLSVGFWVVLIAFFLFSMARIVGQYERSVLLRFGKFIKVLDPGLNFVLPFGIDQTIPVDLRTATIDVPRQDLITKDNVPVSIDAVVYFNVSDPKAAILNVQNFRHATTLLAQTLLRSVLGAHELDDMLSQRDKLNQLLQEQLDRQTDGWGIKVTGVEIKNVDLPEGMRRAMAKQAEAERERRAKIIAAEGEFQASQKLLDAATVISKDPAGLMLRTLQTLSEVAGDKNSTLIFPVPVELLRLYGGDKKNEK, from the coding sequence ATGGATGGTTTGTTTAACTTATTGTCAGTTGGCTTTTGGGTTGTTCTTATCGCATTCTTCCTCTTCTCCATGGCTCGTATTGTGGGGCAATATGAGCGATCAGTCTTATTGCGATTCGGTAAATTTATTAAAGTACTTGATCCAGGTTTGAATTTTGTTCTTCCTTTTGGCATTGATCAGACCATTCCAGTCGATCTACGTACAGCAACCATTGATGTACCGAGGCAAGATTTGATCACCAAAGACAACGTACCTGTTTCTATCGACGCCGTTGTCTACTTTAATGTGTCTGATCCCAAGGCAGCTATTTTAAATGTGCAAAATTTTCGACATGCTACCACATTGCTGGCCCAGACCTTGTTACGTTCGGTCCTTGGTGCTCATGAATTAGACGATATGCTATCCCAGCGTGATAAGCTCAATCAGTTATTACAAGAACAGCTTGATAGGCAAACAGACGGCTGGGGTATCAAAGTAACAGGTGTAGAAATCAAAAACGTAGACCTACCAGAAGGCATGCGTCGTGCCATGGCCAAGCAGGCTGAGGCAGAGCGGGAGCGACGGGCCAAAATTATCGCTGCAGAAGGGGAATTTCAAGCATCCCAGAAACTGCTTGATGCCGCTACTGTCATCAGCAAAGATCCTGCAGGTTTAATGCTACGGACTTTGCAAACTCTCTCTGAAGTAGCCGGTGATAAAAATAGCACTCTCATTTTCCCAGTACCCGTAGAATTGCTCCGGTTGTATGGTGGAGATAAGAAGAACGAGAAATAG
- a CDS encoding KamA family radical SAM protein, translating to MGFEHPIPQWIPKESALPYKVEKAVTSFWEANPILLELLSSSRTLEEARERVYNYLHDFERKSLHGKVYLNPMERQVGRKALHVLKNIFAKRNEEVTQKSALKTLYKLAHNSNRPVSMAFIEEMSHLFTAMKGQTKLYGAVQQGEVAAQDERLTSMARQALQQSRRYPDGFDADVQEEREKNRQRIMAFFGAIEENWQDWRWQCRNVIRDAETLSQLVKLTEDEKEAIVQANKHGIPFGITPYYVSLMDFADHRHRDHAIRAQVLPPLDYVKEVVEGQKDPTKTFDFMGEKDTSPENLITRRYPMIAILKPYNTCAQICVYCQRNWEIDDVLSEKAQAPRHKLEKAMAWFRKHPEVEEILITGGDPAVMTDQVFASVLDEVSKLDHVRRIRIGSRMPVVLPMRFTEEFADLLAQYRIPGKREVAVMTHFEHSYEVTPEAMQAIQRLRQRGIAVYNQGVYTMENARRFEMVALRKRLRLMGVDPYYTFNAKGKEETKDYRIPIARLLQEQAEEARLNPGLDRTDEAVFNIPRLGKNYLRAGQDHEVIMIDEKGGRIYEFFPWDHSNLESEPFLHQDVPISGFLQEMERRGEKAEDYRSIWYYY from the coding sequence ATGGGTTTTGAGCATCCGATTCCACAGTGGATTCCGAAAGAAAGCGCTCTACCCTATAAAGTAGAAAAAGCGGTGACTTCTTTCTGGGAAGCCAATCCGATACTTCTAGAGCTACTTTCAAGCAGTAGAACTTTAGAAGAAGCACGCGAGAGAGTGTATAACTATCTTCACGACTTTGAAAGAAAAAGCTTGCATGGCAAGGTTTACCTGAATCCTATGGAGCGGCAAGTAGGCCGTAAAGCTTTGCACGTATTAAAAAATATATTTGCGAAAAGAAACGAAGAAGTTACTCAAAAGAGTGCACTCAAAACTTTATATAAATTAGCCCATAACTCGAACCGCCCTGTTTCTATGGCTTTTATTGAAGAGATGAGCCACCTTTTCACGGCCATGAAGGGACAGACCAAGCTATATGGTGCTGTGCAGCAAGGTGAAGTTGCAGCGCAAGATGAGAGGCTTACTTCTATGGCTCGACAGGCCTTGCAGCAAAGCCGACGTTATCCCGATGGTTTTGACGCCGATGTTCAAGAGGAACGAGAAAAAAATCGTCAGCGAATTATGGCCTTCTTTGGTGCTATAGAAGAGAACTGGCAAGATTGGCGTTGGCAATGTAGAAACGTAATTCGTGACGCAGAAACATTGTCACAACTGGTAAAGCTCACGGAGGATGAGAAAGAAGCCATTGTTCAAGCTAACAAACATGGAATACCTTTTGGAATCACACCTTATTATGTATCATTAATGGACTTTGCAGACCATCGCCATCGTGATCACGCCATACGAGCGCAAGTACTCCCACCTCTTGACTATGTAAAAGAAGTTGTAGAAGGCCAAAAAGATCCTACGAAAACTTTTGACTTTATGGGAGAGAAAGATACTTCTCCAGAAAACTTAATTACACGGCGCTATCCTATGATCGCGATTTTAAAGCCGTACAACACTTGCGCCCAAATATGTGTCTACTGCCAACGTAACTGGGAGATTGATGATGTACTTTCTGAGAAGGCACAAGCGCCACGTCATAAGCTAGAAAAAGCCATGGCTTGGTTCCGCAAGCACCCTGAAGTAGAAGAAATCTTAATCACCGGCGGCGACCCTGCTGTGATGACCGATCAAGTTTTTGCCTCTGTACTGGATGAAGTGAGCAAGCTTGATCATGTACGCAGAATTCGCATTGGAAGCCGCATGCCTGTTGTTCTCCCCATGCGCTTTACAGAAGAATTTGCTGACCTGCTTGCCCAATATCGTATTCCTGGAAAGCGCGAAGTGGCAGTTATGACACACTTTGAACATTCTTATGAAGTAACACCAGAAGCTATGCAAGCCATTCAGCGGTTACGTCAACGAGGCATTGCCGTCTACAATCAAGGTGTCTATACCATGGAAAATGCCCGTCGCTTTGAAATGGTCGCCTTACGCAAGCGACTGCGTCTTATGGGCGTAGACCCTTACTACACCTTTAACGCCAAAGGCAAAGAAGAGACCAAAGACTACCGCATTCCCATTGCTCGACTTTTACAAGAGCAAGCAGAAGAAGCTCGACTAAACCCCGGTCTCGATCGAACTGATGAAGCCGTTTTCAACATTCCTCGCCTAGGCAAGAATTATCTTCGAGCAGGGCAAGATCACGAAGTGATCATGATCGACGAAAAAGGCGGCCGCATCTATGAATTTTTCCCTTGGGATCATAGCAACCTAGAAAGCGAACCTTTCTTGCATCAAGATGTGCCGATTTCTGGTTTCTTACAAGAGATGGAACGAAGAGGGGAAAAAGCAGAAGACTATCGTTCTATCTGGTACTACTATTAA